In a genomic window of Helianthus annuus cultivar XRQ/B chromosome 10, HanXRQr2.0-SUNRISE, whole genome shotgun sequence:
- the LOC110885678 gene encoding gibberellin 3-beta-dioxygenase 1: protein MHTKPYTMINQKHLDLNSMKELPESHAWLSLDELPSYSSSTPDQVPVINLKDPNAMELVGHACKTWGVFQVTNHGVPTNLLEQMEAAGRKLFALPMQQKLKAARSPNGVSGYGVARISAFFPKLMWSEGFTIVGSAYEHARKLWPNRYNRFCCVIEEYKEEMNKLAQKLMFLMLGSLGVTMEDVKWATTQRSCPALQLNSYPACPDPDRAMGLAAHTDSTLLTILHQNNTSGLQAHKEGTGWVTVPPIPGALVINVGDLLHILSNGLYPSVLHRAMVNRTQHRLSVAYLYGPPSNVQISPLSKLTDQVHPPLYRSVTWSEYLGTKAKHFNKALSSVRLCAPLNGFADTNDHNGVRVG from the exons ATGCATACAAAACCCTACACCATGATCAACCAGAAACATTTAGACTTGAACTCCATGAAAGAATTGCCAGAATCACATGCATGGTTATCACTAGACGAATTGCCTTCCTATAGCTCTTCGACTCCTGATCAAGTGCCTGTAATAAACCTCAAAGATCCAAATGCCATGGAACTTGTTGGCCATGCATGCAAAACTTGGGGTGTGTTTCAAGTCACCAACCATGGTGTCCCTACAAATTTACTTGAACAAATGGAGGCTGCTGGCAGAAAACTGTTTGCACTTCCTATGCAGCAAAAGCTTAAAGCGGCTCGTTCTCCTAATGGCGTTTCAGGCTATGGTGTAGCGAGGATATCCGCCTTTTTTCCCAAACTCATGTGGTCTGAAGGGTTCACCATAGTCGGATCGGCATATGAACATGCGCGTAAACTCTGGCCTAACCGTTACAATCGATTCTG TTGTGTGATTGAAGAGTATAAAGAAGAGATGAATAAATTAGCTCAAAAACTCATGTTTTTGATGTTGGGGTCATTGGGTGTAACAATGGAAGATGTGAAGTGGGCTACAACACAAAGGTCATGTCCGGCTTTACAATTAAATTCATACCCAGCTTGTCCTGATCCTGACCGAGCCATGGGTCTAGCAGCTCACACCGATTCAACCCTTTTAACCATACTTCACCAAAACAACACAAGTGGACTCCAGGCTCATAAGGAAGGAACCGGTTGGGTCACAGTACCACCTATACCTGGTGCACTTGTGATCAATGTGGGAGACCTCCTCCACATACTATCCAACGGTTTGTACCCAAGTGTGCTTCACCGTGCCATGGTGAACCGGACGCAACACCGGTTGTCAGTGGCATATCTTTACGGACCACCATCTAATGTTCAAATTTCACCTCTTTCAAAACTAACAGACCAAGTACACCCTCCACTTTACCGATCGGTAACATGGAGCGAATATCTTGGCACCAAGGCGAAACACTTCAACAAGGCGTTGTCTTCGGTCCGTTTATGTGCCCCTTTGAACGGATTTGCGGACACAAACGATCATAACGGTGTACGAGTTGGTTGA